Within Diospyros lotus cultivar Yz01 chromosome 15, ASM1463336v1, whole genome shotgun sequence, the genomic segment CTGCAGTGTAAGAAATTGCCTAATTAGTGAATGCTGTTATCTATAATCTCATCACTAAAGTAGTATCTTTCTGGAATATCATCATTgctaatcttcttcttctttacccCTCAGAATGGATATCGATTACTCTCCAACTGGTCGTGAATTTGTAACCGGATCATATGACAGAACAGTAAGTTCTTGTTGCATGATTAGCTGATACCCCTTTTAAATTCTCTAATGGCATCAAGTGATGGTAGCTTAGTGTCCTAATCGTCTTTCATGCCTTGTAGATAAGAATATTTCAATATAATGGTGGTCATAGCAGGGAAATCTACCATACCAAGAGAATGCAAAGGTAATCTTACTATCTCTTTATGTTACCAAATTTTATACCTCATGTGCATCCTATTGGAGCTCTTGTTTTCCTTAGAAACTTAAGATTCATGACATGTTATTACCTTCAGGTTCATTTCTAATGATCATCACCACCAGTGACCTTAATGATGAGGGAATGACATTTTGGGTCTAATAAACACACTGTTTCATTGATACCAGTGTCCTGAGAAAAATTATGTTATCAATGCAGGGTTTTCTGTGTCAAGTTCAGCTGTGATGGGAGTTATGTTATCTCAGGGAGTGATGATACCAATCTTCGGCTTTGGAAAGCTAAAGCATCTGAACAATTGGGAGTTGTATGATACTCTTGCTTGCTTCACTGGCATTTTCTTTTAGTtgaattgttgccaacttttgcTGCTAACCTGATTTCCGATTACATCGTAATGCCCATGTATAGGCTTGAGTttaactaaaagataaatattcTAGTTATAGttatccaaataaataaatagaagttcaaattcaatctaaattccaaattttaaataaccGAAATCCTAATGTCTGATCACCTccccatccccccccccccccccccccccaaaaaaaaaaaaaaaaaaaagaaaaataaattcttcTAAAGATGTAGCAACTGTTAACTAATATAACTGGTAAGATtattccttctttttcctttttaaaaattttttcattctctctcaaaaCTCCTGTACTACATGCTGTTATCAGGTACTTTTTATGAGGATTAGGAAACTCCAAACTAATTTACACTTTGCTAATAGTGAGAGAAATGAAAAAGTAATGTGCAGACAGTTTGGTTTCAAGTCAGTAACATGGATGTTGAAATGTGCACATGCTGTCTATTTGCAGCTTCTACCAAGGGAACGCAGAAAGCACGAGTATCTGGATGCTGTCAAGAAGCGCTACAAGCACCTTCCTGAGGTCAAGCGTATTGTGAGGTAATATTTGTAGCAGATGATAATCCATGGTTTAGGTTTTCTTACTAGCAACTAGAATTGATTGTTTGACCTGGTGCTATCATATTTAGAGAAAGCAAGCATTTCTCAAGCTCCTCAAAATTGATTTCAagtttatggttaatgagagTTCACCCTCATATCCCATAATCGTCAATCATTTTAAGATCTGCAAGTTCTGAGTATTGGAAATAACCCTCCAAATTACTTACCGAGGACTGACCTAAAACATCTAATTCCAATCACTTTGATGATTAATTGTACAGGCACAGGCACTTACCAAAACCAATATACAAGGCATCGGCTCTCAGACGAATCATGACTGAAGctgagaggaagaaagaagagaggagaagagccCACAGCGCTCCAGGAAGCATACCAAGGGAACCGTTACGCAAGAGAAGAATCATTAAAGAAGTAGAGTGAGTTATATTTGTGACAGACAGACGAGGATAGCTGCATGTATAATGCACTGAGTTTGGAAGGTTTCTCGGAAGGCAAGTCATTTATTTTCTCAGCTCAACTTATGGCCAGAGGACTTGGGGTTGTCTAGATTCTTCAATTTTGTTCTCTAAGCGACTTGTTACTCTGATGAGGGCAACCAGCTCTTACTATGTAAACAAACAACCGAGAATggaaatttatgaaatttgtttGGTGTCCCAAGTTgaaatttattcttttgttGTTCCCTGGTTCAGTTCAGTTGTTTCAGCAGAATGGATTAAAAAGGTGCTGTTCTTTTAAGTTTTGGTCTTTATTTGTCTCTGAGCAGGGCTTAATTCATGtgtttatttctctctctaagtTTACCATACCAAGAAGGGACAATAGCAACAGCATCTCATAATTCGTCTTGATTTTATTAAGCTAGGTCAGCTATATAAATTCTTCTTTAGGCATGCGAAATGTAGTTGGTCAATCACTTCTATATctatggtatttttttttttcttttttaaagttATTCTAAGTACATGTATACCTAGAAGTTGCTTTTATCGAATTTTTACCTTATTTTAGATGGTGAATCTTGGTAGCAAGGTTATTTCTTTGTAATTAACTGAAATATCACATATTTAAAGTGTGAAAACATATCTTTAGGGACTCTCCTTTGACCAAAAAATGGAGAGCTTCATGTGTTGAGAATCTGTATCTTTTTCgtgtcttatttcatttattttttttatttttcattttatcaattattttggtGATGGCATACAATGACAATCACAAATTTAATTCTCACTTTGAGGTCAATTACATTACATATATTTTAGACACGTGCCTCAATCAGTAAAGAAATGGGCATAGTGATGGTAATATATCTGGCATAGTAAAGCTAACCAACCTAGTAATAGAACTAGAACCCGTTATATTATATTAGCATTTAATAATGTAATAATTTCAAATCATATGAaataacttaaattactaataCATTACGATACTTCGCTcgtatgaaaaatattataatggAAATGGTAAAGATTTATTTGATTACTAAgcaaatatatatgatttgtttgaaatttgataatatttatcattaaatttgATCCAAGTCAATGCAATTAATAACTTAACTAAATTCTTAGCTATTTCGTTAATTATGGTGTGTGCTAATATGTATTTAAAAACTGCATCATCCAAAGGTTATGTATATCTGTTTTTAATTTGGACGATGAGAGGTAAAGGTTGTTCTCTTTTAATTTGAGCACatgtcattaaaaatatttttaaaaaattaaaattatttaactcaaattttgaattatatgatatttatttcaAGCCTAAGCACAATTAATTGGGAAAGgccatatttatttatttgctatTAGAGCCCAAATATATGCATGTTGGGGCTTGTTAGTCATCTCAGCTTCGGGCTTCGGGCTTCAAAACAGCCCCAAACAGAACCCTCGGCCAACTGAGTGGTACCCGAAACTCACAACTTCATTCACTCATATCCAATTCACCAATCAAATggctgccgccgccgccgcaaGATCCGTTTTACGGTCAAATTCCGTCCGGAGAGCGGCCGCCAGACTGGCCTCCGAAGCCAAAGCTGCACGTTCTCCCTTTGGCGTCTCAAGCAGAAAACCGCTATCTCATAGAATCTTCAGGTAACTACACCGTTCGCAGCCGCTACATCCTAGTCTAATTTTTCGTATATATGTGTAGATACTAGGTATATGTGTTGTTGAATATGGACTTTATGATTTTTGCATTTGAAGGTGTCCGGCTGAAATGAGCGTTTGTGTGGGCTCAATGCAGCCGTTCCACTCCGCCTTAGCGTCGGCATTGATGACTTCGATGCTTTCAATATCTCGCCATAGTAGCAGTTGGCTTCCTGAAGGTATTCTCTCCTCCTTCAATTGAATTGCTTCTTCTCGAGTGGACTGAAGTAGAGTTTActgatttctttccttttgaTTGCTGCCCACGGTTTTAATTCCAGTTCAGTTATGTGATCTGGTTGGAGTGAACTTATTAATATGCTCGGTATCTCTGTGGGTCGATCTGATAGgttaaaattatgtataaatagaaatatatacatattaatggTTGGTTATGTTGGGCAAATATatagaatgaaaattaaaaagaagcatgtaaaatattaatcttACAGGACCAATTTCATAATTGTATAGGAATCCTCTCAAATGCACTGTTAAAGTGGGTTTCTGACGCTTATCCAGGTTATTTCCTTTGATGATcttaagatagaaaatactgtgtgtgtgtgtgtgtctgtgctGCCTTATCTGAGTCTCTGTACAACTTATTGTATTCCTTATCTCTGTATATCATGCTATTTGAAATGGAAAATTTTAGCTTGCTATGAAATGCGCATTTAGGAATACTACTCGGTGGCATGTAATTCATTTATTGTATGCAACAGATCATACGAGTCATCTTTGCTAAGAAATGCATTGAAAACTAAGAGTCTGAATAGGGTTCAACTTGGTGGCCTTAGTTAAGTTCTTGCACTTAGGATGATGGCCTCCTAAATTGAAGTAGTGTGacataacaatttttttatttgctctTTTTGGTCCTGAATGCTTAATAAAATGAGTAGAGTTTGCTTGTTgtcccccccaaaaaataatgaaataatttgatgCTATACCTGATCTGTAGAACATAGTAATTAGTAAGCCTGTCTTACCCTTGGATGTGGATGCTGACGTAACATGGTGAAAAGAAATGCCAAGATAATATAGGAAGAATGGGGAATGTTTCAGGTGAGGTTTCTGGTCTTATGACTGTTGCTCAAAAAGTTCTTTTTGCACATAATCTCTACTACCATACCAAGCAGGAGTTCTTGGTTGGATTAATAAAATGCTGAAATGACTTGAAAAGCAGGGAGTGTTTAGGTGAGTAATATTGCTGTCACTTGAAAGGTCTTTCATGAAATTTTCTATTACATTGCCAAGCAGCAGTTCCACTTGGCCTTAAACTTTCTTCACAAATCTCTTATACCGTACTTAAATGGCTTTTTCTGCTAATTGttgcaagtaaaaaaaatgtgattGGAATCTCCGAATGCAAAAATATCATCAAGCTCGTGTTATTGGAGGCACCATATCTTCCATCTCACcaatgttttcttcttctttctgtgtaatttaaattttgtgtagttgtatggtttattttatttttagaaaattagttTTTGCAGTAGGTTGCCTGAGCCTGACCAATGAATTTCTTTCTTGATTTAGGTATCTAGCAAACCTCCATAGGACTCTCCTTGATGCCTTTTTCCACCTTTAATTTCCTGGTAAGTTAGTCTATTGTGGATGTTAtcttaaatgaattaaaaatgtGGGATAAACAAATGAAACCTCCATCTTGTGCATCGCAGCTTTTAACATTCTCTGGGATATTGGATTTGGGGATTTTTAGGTTCTGATCAAATTCAACAGCAACTCTGATATTTTCTTTAGTTGCTTCTGACAACGTCAGGACATTAGGTCCCCTAAGAATTATAGTTAAAGAAGCCccctgattttttattttctatcttaaagATTGATCAAGTATATACTATTTTCTGTTCCTTTTCTCCTGTTTCAATGGAGTGTACACTTATTACTTCCCCTGGTTGTAGGCATTGACAAGactagatgaagatggagaagcaaaaaagatTCAATGATTCagatttcccccccccccttttgaAGCTTTCAAACTAGTAGAACTAAATGCTTCTATAGATCTAGATGATTGGCTAGTTTCCAAGTTGGATGTTGAAAACAGGAGTTTGTGATACGTAAAGGGATAGCTTTCTGAAAGAAAatactcttcttttttttttctttgaactTGTCTAAGTGATCCTTGAAGTTATTCTTTGTGATATTGCCATAAACCACAGGTTGTGTGTTTCATGCTCTGTCCCTATCAATCTCAAGCTCTGTTTGAATTTTCCAAACTGATCCTTGAATTTATCttttggtctctctctctcgctctcaaGTAATAAACTTTGTCAATTTGTAGTTTTGACAAAACAAACTAGAGTAAGGTCATGCTTTAgagtttttcattttgttgtggCTGGTAGAAGTCTGAAAGAGATTGCAGTTGGTTCATATGTAGTCGCTTCCTTTGAAATTATTTGCCTGTCAATCAAACTTACGGCTTGTCTTTATCAATCAGCTTTAAATGATGATGTGTGATGAATGCTAGAGCTTTGAAGCAACACTTGAGGTTTGAGTACAAAATTCTGCAGTCTAGGACTCCAAGTCTCTCACAGCCGAGAAATGGAGGTTTTCAGTGAGCTGCAGAAGGCCAAATCGGGTTTTCCTATGATACCAGCCTAAATGGAGCTCTACTAGATGTTGTTTTGCTTCAagttttgatatatatatatatatatatatcttcatgaTCTTACGGGTTGATGTGTAGCTCTTAGATGTTGAGACTTTTATAGTAATCCTGAATTTTTACTGGAAATATCTTCCTATTTGATCAATAAGATCATTAAAAACTTGTGTATCAATCAGCTTGCTACAGTTTGTTTGTTCAAAACTGTGCATACGCTTCCTTCAGGCAAAAATCTCCAACTTATTGTTCAAGACTATGTGTATCTTCCGCCCGTCCGTTTCTCATTTATGGCTTCAGTTTTCAAGCGTGGCACTAATCAGAAATGCCTTGAAAAAGCTCCCCCACACCCCGCCgccccccggggggggggggggggatctgAATGATGAGTTTTTGTACTTGGTGGTGGTGAACTGGTGATCGTTTCTGATCCATCGATCAAATGAAGTTCAAATTtttcaggtttttttttttttttattaacttgggTTGTCTGAATTTCGCTTGATTAATCTCTAGGGACGGATGATTTTCACCCCTGATGCACTTCCATGTAAATTTGGATGCAAATACAATTTATAAACACTTAGAGCCGTACCTCCGACGCAGTTCATGCTGAACTTGTCTTCTAGTcttattgttatttttcaattaaatagtGTCTTCTAGTAATAATTTCGTCTTTcagataaaattttagtttcttATTTACACCATTTCCTAAACCCTTACCTAGATTATTAGTGTTTttgctcaaaaaaaaaataaaaactattgtTTAATTTCCCTAAACCCATTTCAGTTTTTTCAATTCCTTGTCggcttttttttaaattaacctTTGAAAATACTTATGACTTATTGTTTTTCTCAAACACTTCACCAAAACTAGTGTTTacgtgaaaaaaaataaattatattgatCTCTAGAAACATTTTTAGACCATAGTGAGTCTCGATACAAATAACCGGAACTATACAatctatcttttattttttttactagaGGTTGTCTTGTAGCATGATGTTCCAACCACAGTGGAGCCACATTATGGTCAGCTGGGCCTTGGACCCagctgatttttttatttttttattatatatatattataaataattataatttgaccaagtctaaaattataatttgttttggaataaattttttttttttttaactcggCCACTGCCCAACCAATTTATATATCCTTGTATGGCACCCCAACCCCAAGCAGACAAAGGACACAACTAGCCTAACTCTTTGAATAACAAAACTTATAGCGTGCAGTATAAAGTATTCCAaggttttcttatttcttctgATGGAAGTTTAGATGGTTGGATGTTAC encodes:
- the LOC127791492 gene encoding protein NUCLEAR FUSION DEFECTIVE 6, mitochondrial-like isoform X2; translated protein: MAAAAAARSVLRSNSVRRAAARLASEAKAARSPFGVSSRKPLSHRIFRCPAEMSVCVGSMQPFHSALASALMTSMLSISRHSSSWLPEALNDDV
- the LOC127791492 gene encoding protein NUCLEAR FUSION DEFECTIVE 6, mitochondrial-like isoform X3, with the protein product MAAAAAARSVLRSNSVRRAAARLASEAKAARSPFGVSSRKPLSHRIFRCPAEMSVCVGSMQPFHSALASALMTSMLSISRHSSSWLPEGIDKTR
- the LOC127791492 gene encoding protein NUCLEAR FUSION DEFECTIVE 6, mitochondrial-like isoform X1, whose product is MAAAAAARSVLRSNSVRRAAARLASEAKAARSPFGVSSRKPLSHRIFRCPAEMSVCVGSMQPFHSALASALMTSMLSISRHSSSWLPEGILSNALLKWVSDAYPGYFL